From Longimicrobium sp., the proteins below share one genomic window:
- the xseA gene encoding exodeoxyribonuclease VII large subunit: protein MLQRTLLSAEPVRPARPGSTVESACTVSALVKSSDKVLREAAGNLWVRGEISGWKRYTSGHCYFTLKDDRAEIQCVLFADAARALPALPENGMEVCVFGQVGIYPKKGQFQFTVQRLATTGMEGLWQLAYDRLVRTLRQEGLLDEGRKRPIPAVPDRIGIVTSAQSAALHDMHRALRRKAWWVTAYVSHCSVEGAGAAPEIAAALRRFGNGPGQTPVDVVIVARGGGSKESLWAYNLEEVARAIAACPFPVISAVGHETDHTIADLVADVRAATPTAGAERAVPEGRDIMAALDDFPRAASVPVRRLLRSHAQAVARTEGEVRRAGLGRLQLLRTRIDGAESYLEARSPRRVLQQSADRVEWLESDLRASLTRRVEALHQTVDASAEALEARHPRGAVHRAAEAVDRLDAELGAGLLRRMDALGRDLAAAAEALEARSPLKVLARGYSLLSDESTGRVIRAPEDAAPGQRLRARLARGELIVRVE, encoded by the coding sequence ATGCTCCAGCGGACCCTCCTCAGCGCCGAGCCCGTGCGCCCCGCCCGTCCGGGGAGCACGGTGGAGAGCGCGTGCACCGTAAGTGCGCTCGTGAAGAGCAGCGACAAGGTGCTGCGCGAGGCCGCGGGCAATCTCTGGGTGCGCGGCGAGATCTCGGGGTGGAAGCGGTACACCAGCGGCCACTGCTACTTCACCCTCAAAGACGACCGGGCGGAGATCCAGTGCGTCCTCTTCGCCGACGCGGCGCGCGCCCTGCCCGCGCTGCCGGAGAACGGTATGGAGGTGTGCGTCTTCGGGCAGGTGGGGATCTATCCGAAAAAGGGGCAGTTCCAGTTCACCGTGCAGCGCCTGGCGACCACGGGAATGGAGGGGCTCTGGCAGCTGGCGTACGACCGGCTCGTGCGCACGCTGCGCCAGGAGGGGCTGCTGGACGAGGGCCGCAAGCGCCCGATCCCCGCGGTGCCGGACCGCATCGGCATCGTGACCTCGGCGCAGAGCGCGGCGCTGCACGACATGCACCGCGCGCTGCGCCGCAAGGCGTGGTGGGTGACGGCGTACGTGTCGCACTGCTCGGTGGAGGGCGCGGGCGCGGCGCCCGAGATCGCGGCCGCGCTGCGCCGCTTCGGCAACGGGCCGGGGCAGACGCCGGTGGACGTGGTGATCGTGGCGCGCGGGGGCGGGAGCAAGGAGTCGCTCTGGGCCTACAACCTGGAAGAGGTCGCGCGCGCCATCGCCGCCTGCCCGTTCCCGGTGATCTCGGCGGTGGGGCACGAGACCGACCACACGATCGCCGACCTGGTGGCGGACGTGCGCGCCGCCACGCCCACCGCCGGCGCCGAGCGCGCCGTGCCGGAAGGGCGCGACATCATGGCCGCGCTGGACGATTTCCCCCGCGCCGCCTCCGTCCCCGTGCGCCGCCTCCTCCGCTCGCACGCGCAGGCCGTCGCCCGCACGGAAGGCGAGGTGCGCCGCGCGGGTCTGGGCCGCCTCCAGCTCCTCCGCACCCGCATCGACGGCGCCGAGTCGTACCTCGAAGCGCGCTCGCCGCGCCGCGTCCTGCAGCAGAGCGCGGATCGCGTGGAGTGGCTGGAGAGCGATCTGCGCGCCTCCCTGACGCGCCGCGTGGAGGCCCTCCACCAGACCGTCGACGCGTCCGCCGAGGCCCTCGAAGCGCGCCACCCGCGTGGCGCCGTCCACCGTGCCGCCGAAGCCGTCGATCGCCTGGACGCGGAGCTGGGCGCCGGCCTCCTGCGCCGCATGGACGCCCTGGGCCGCGACCTCGCCGCCGCCGCCGAGGCGCTGGAGGCCCGCAGCCCGCTCAAGGTACTGGCCCGCGGCTACTCGCTCCTGAGCGACGAATCCACCGGCCGCGTGATCCGCGCCCCCGAAGACGCTGCCCCAGGCCAGCGCCTCCGCGCCCGCCTGGCACGCGGCGAGCTGATCGTAAGGGTGGAATAA
- the xseB gene encoding exodeoxyribonuclease VII small subunit, with the protein MPDIEEFTLTPPAGEPPRLGTVLRRLELIRREMDRDDLELEDHMRLYREGCELVMAARGILQHAAAEIEVLMGDGPPPSEA; encoded by the coding sequence GTGCCCGATATCGAGGAGTTCACCCTCACCCCGCCCGCCGGCGAGCCCCCGCGCCTGGGAACCGTCCTGCGGCGCCTGGAGCTGATCCGCCGCGAGATGGACCGCGACGACCTGGAGCTCGAGGACCACATGCGCCTCTACCGCGAGGGGTGCGAGCTGGTGATGGCCGCCCGCGGCATCCTGCAGCACGCCGCCGCCGAGATCGAGGTGCTGATGGGCGACGGCCCGCCGCCCTCCGAAGCGTAA
- a CDS encoding serine hydrolase domain-containing protein, with translation MRRALPCIAVLILAALAAGCSRDLGGPREVREEPPGIVERALTPSPTPIPDSALALAAQMVKNRVDREWFPGAALAAGNRALIQRVEAFGKLTWDEDAPAVSADSTLFDLASLTKVVATTAAVMALVEDGKLTLDDPVRRWVPQFSGGDKDSVTVRMLLTHMGGVRAGASDIASEVPGDVRRYLITRPLALKPGEDVLYSDIGFVILWIVAQRAAGEPLPAYLKRRVWGPLGMASTRMGVPTPCAKCAPTLHLEEMEGPYTGGSYDEVARRLDGVAGNAGAFSTAHDLARFAAMIANEGRLGNVRIFQKRTVREFVVPQPGAGTRGLGWEVYCSEGVVPDHATCKDVFAFGHTGATGTSLWIEPSGRSWVVLLSNRTYIPKQPDADMQMFRRRLFRAIVPGE, from the coding sequence ATGAGACGAGCCCTCCCCTGCATCGCCGTCCTGATCCTCGCCGCGCTGGCGGCGGGGTGCAGCAGGGACTTGGGCGGGCCGCGCGAGGTGCGGGAGGAGCCGCCCGGGATCGTGGAGCGCGCGCTCACGCCCAGCCCCACGCCCATCCCCGACTCCGCCCTCGCCCTCGCGGCGCAGATGGTGAAAAACCGCGTGGATCGCGAGTGGTTTCCCGGTGCGGCGCTGGCCGCCGGCAACCGCGCGCTGATCCAGCGGGTGGAGGCGTTCGGAAAGCTTACCTGGGATGAGGACGCGCCCGCCGTGAGCGCGGACTCCACCCTCTTCGACCTGGCGTCGCTCACCAAGGTGGTCGCCACGACGGCGGCGGTGATGGCGCTGGTGGAGGATGGGAAGCTCACCCTGGACGATCCCGTGCGCCGCTGGGTGCCGCAGTTCTCCGGGGGCGACAAGGACAGCGTCACCGTGCGCATGCTCCTGACGCACATGGGCGGGGTGCGCGCGGGGGCGAGCGACATCGCCAGCGAGGTGCCGGGCGACGTGCGGCGCTACCTCATCACCCGCCCGCTGGCGCTGAAGCCGGGCGAGGACGTGCTGTACTCGGACATCGGCTTCGTCATCCTGTGGATCGTGGCCCAGCGCGCCGCGGGCGAGCCCCTGCCGGCCTACCTCAAGCGCCGCGTGTGGGGTCCGCTGGGGATGGCCTCCACCCGGATGGGCGTGCCCACGCCGTGCGCGAAGTGCGCGCCGACGCTGCACCTGGAGGAAATGGAGGGTCCGTACACCGGCGGCTCGTACGACGAGGTAGCGCGGCGGCTGGACGGGGTGGCGGGGAACGCGGGGGCGTTCAGCACGGCGCACGACCTGGCGCGCTTCGCCGCGATGATCGCCAATGAAGGGCGGCTGGGGAACGTGCGCATATTCCAGAAGCGCACCGTGCGCGAGTTCGTCGTTCCGCAGCCGGGTGCCGGGACGCGGGGGCTGGGGTGGGAGGTGTACTGCAGCGAGGGCGTGGTGCCCGACCACGCGACGTGCAAGGACGTCTTCGCCTTCGGCCACACCGGCGCCACCGGCACTTCGCTCTGGATCGAGCCGAGCGGCCGAAGCTGGGTGGTGCTCCTCAGCAACCGCACCTACATTCCCAAGCAGCCTGACGCGGACATGCAGATGTTCCGGCGCCGGCTCTTCCGGGCGATCGTGCCCGGCGAGTAG
- a CDS encoding peptidylprolyl isomerase translates to MRKLWILFLLLVPAAGRAQTRADSALVGRMLVAEDRRDSAAAEIAAGLRHADPRVRLIARRALGRIRDPLFPARDSLPPVAAPRAWPEPAWRLRYRALATGGADCAALRAALADPVWHVRLRAAGVAGASCGADSALVGVLARWVDSLPGDTRRRTAGGVSWHAGAHAAVALARIAPEQARARLGRLATHSDWHVRLYAARAAAVLADTARLRTLARDRDGNVQEAAIDALSKLVGHAADDVYLAAVHGDRAQAVRAAAIALKGSSAPAARAAADSLFERWVRRANESERDVRVALLEAAGRPASDDRPPAPRFDLAPDAVALALGKNVRVRVAMSRDAGGGSFVVRLRGDVAPMMAARVLALVRAGYYDGGNWHRVEPDFVVQGGGPGTNEYVGHPRYLRDELATVAHPRGSVGMSTRGHDTGDAQWFINLKDNPRLVRDYSVFAQVAQGMDVVDGIMEGDVVASMRVDPAARR, encoded by the coding sequence ATGAGGAAACTCTGGATTCTGTTCCTGTTGCTGGTGCCCGCCGCGGGGCGGGCGCAAACGCGCGCCGACTCGGCCCTGGTCGGCCGGATGCTCGTGGCCGAGGACCGGCGCGACTCGGCGGCCGCGGAGATCGCGGCCGGGCTGCGGCACGCCGACCCGCGGGTGCGGCTGATCGCGCGCCGGGCGCTGGGGCGGATCCGCGATCCGCTGTTCCCCGCGCGCGATTCGCTGCCGCCGGTTGCCGCGCCGCGTGCGTGGCCGGAACCGGCATGGCGGCTCCGCTACCGCGCGCTCGCCACCGGGGGCGCGGACTGCGCGGCGCTGCGGGCGGCGCTGGCGGACCCCGTATGGCACGTGCGCCTGCGGGCGGCCGGCGTGGCGGGGGCGTCGTGCGGCGCCGATTCTGCCCTGGTGGGCGTGCTGGCCAGATGGGTGGACTCGCTCCCCGGAGACACGCGGCGGCGCACGGCGGGCGGGGTTTCGTGGCACGCGGGCGCGCACGCCGCGGTCGCGCTAGCGCGGATCGCCCCGGAGCAGGCGCGGGCGCGGCTCGGCCGGCTCGCCACGCATTCCGACTGGCACGTGCGCCTGTACGCCGCCCGCGCCGCCGCCGTGCTGGCCGACACGGCCCGCCTGCGCACCCTCGCGCGCGACCGCGACGGCAACGTGCAGGAGGCGGCGATCGATGCGCTGTCGAAGCTGGTGGGCCACGCGGCAGACGACGTGTACCTTGCAGCCGTGCACGGCGACCGGGCGCAGGCGGTCCGCGCCGCCGCCATCGCGCTGAAGGGATCTTCCGCACCCGCGGCGCGTGCGGCCGCCGACTCCCTGTTCGAGCGCTGGGTGCGCCGCGCGAACGAGTCCGAGCGTGACGTACGCGTGGCGCTGCTCGAAGCGGCGGGGCGCCCGGCGAGCGACGACCGCCCGCCCGCGCCGCGGTTTGATCTCGCGCCGGATGCCGTCGCGCTGGCGCTGGGCAAGAACGTGCGCGTCCGCGTGGCGATGTCGCGGGACGCGGGTGGAGGGTCGTTCGTGGTGCGGCTGCGCGGCGACGTGGCGCCCATGATGGCGGCACGCGTGCTCGCGCTGGTGCGCGCCGGCTATTACGACGGCGGCAACTGGCACCGCGTGGAGCCGGACTTCGTGGTACAGGGCGGGGGTCCGGGAACGAACGAGTACGTCGGCCACCCCCGCTACCTACGTGACGAGCTCGCGACGGTGGCGCATCCCCGCGGGTCGGTGGGGATGAGCACGCGCGGGCACGACACGGGGGACGCGCAGTGGTTCATCAACCTCAAGGACAATCCCCGCCTGGTTCGCGACTACTCCGTCTTCGCCCAGGTGGCGCAGGGGATGGACGTGGTGGATGGCATCATGGAGGGTGACGTGGTCGCGTCCATGCGCGTAGACCCGGCCGCGCGGAGGTGA
- a CDS encoding type II toxin-antitoxin system Phd/YefM family antitoxin, translating to MIVNIHAAKTNLSRLIEQACAGEEVVIARNSEPVVRLVPVGGTRPKRIFGSMKGQFTVPAEFFDPLPADELDAWEQ from the coding sequence ATGATCGTGAACATCCACGCCGCCAAGACCAACCTGTCCCGGCTGATTGAACAGGCGTGCGCGGGGGAGGAAGTGGTGATCGCGAGGAACTCGGAGCCCGTGGTGAGGCTGGTGCCCGTGGGCGGCACCAGGCCCAAGCGGATATTCGGCTCGATGAAGGGACAGTTCACGGTCCCCGCCGAGTTCTTCGATCCACTTCCCGCCGACGAGCTGGACGCATGGGAACAGTAG
- a CDS encoding type II toxin-antitoxin system VapC family toxin: MRLLLDTHALLWWLLGDARLAPPARAAIADEESVVHVSAATAWEIATKTRIGKLPGAEALAQNLTEVVEANGFRSLPVSLEHGQRAGSLHGPHKDPFDRMLVAQAQAENLVLVSNEEIFDQYGVERLWDRRGA, translated from the coding sequence ATGAGGCTGCTGTTGGACACCCACGCTCTTCTCTGGTGGCTGCTGGGGGACGCACGGCTGGCGCCACCGGCCCGCGCGGCCATCGCCGATGAGGAGAGCGTCGTTCACGTCAGCGCCGCCACCGCCTGGGAGATCGCAACGAAGACCCGGATCGGGAAGCTTCCCGGCGCGGAGGCTCTGGCTCAGAACCTCACTGAGGTCGTGGAAGCGAACGGATTCCGCTCGCTTCCGGTCTCGCTGGAGCACGGCCAGCGCGCGGGCAGCCTCCACGGCCCGCACAAAGATCCGTTCGACCGAATGCTGGTTGCGCAGGCGCAGGCGGAAAACCTGGTCCTCGTCTCGAACGAAGAGATCTTCGACCAGTACGGAGTCGAGCGGCTCTGGGACAGGCGGGGCGCCTGA
- the tesB gene encoding acyl-CoA thioesterase II produces the protein MQDLLSLLDLEDIEENIFRGTNRDIGSGRVFGGQVLGQALVAAGRTVGDDRVAHSVHGYFILPGDLSAPIVYLVDRLRDGKSFTTRHVTAIQHGRAIFNMAASFQVPEPGIEHQMDAPAAPDPEGLPRELDLVRAVADRIPEPLRAIYTQDRPIDFRPVHPVDPFRPTPRDPAKHVWFRAVGEMPADTLRHQAVLAYASDYGLLGTALLPHGLTFQRPELQAATLDHALWFHRPFRADEWLLFSTDSPVATGARGFTRGSLYDREGRLVASVAQEGLLRMR, from the coding sequence TTGCAAGACCTGCTATCGCTGCTGGACCTCGAGGACATCGAGGAGAACATCTTCCGCGGCACCAATCGCGACATCGGGTCGGGGCGCGTCTTCGGGGGGCAGGTGCTGGGGCAGGCGCTGGTGGCGGCGGGGAGGACGGTGGGGGACGACCGGGTGGCGCACTCGGTTCACGGATACTTCATCCTCCCCGGCGACCTGAGCGCGCCCATCGTGTACCTGGTCGACCGGCTGCGCGACGGGAAGAGCTTCACCACGCGCCACGTGACGGCGATCCAGCACGGGCGCGCCATCTTCAACATGGCCGCGTCGTTCCAGGTGCCGGAGCCCGGGATCGAGCACCAGATGGACGCGCCCGCCGCGCCCGATCCCGAGGGGCTGCCGCGCGAGCTGGACCTGGTGCGCGCCGTCGCGGACCGCATCCCCGAGCCGCTGCGGGCCATCTACACGCAGGACCGCCCCATCGACTTTCGCCCCGTGCACCCGGTGGACCCCTTCCGCCCCACGCCGCGCGACCCAGCCAAGCACGTGTGGTTCCGCGCCGTCGGCGAGATGCCGGCGGACACGCTGCGCCACCAGGCGGTGCTGGCGTACGCGTCGGACTACGGGCTGCTGGGCACGGCGCTCCTCCCCCACGGCCTCACCTTTCAGCGCCCCGAGCTGCAGGCCGCCACCCTCGACCACGCCCTCTGGTTCCACCGCCCCTTCCGCGCGGACGAATGGCTCCTCTTCTCCACCGACAGCCCCGTCGCCACCGGCGCGCGCGGCTTCACGCGTGGAAGCCTTTACGACCGCGAGGGGCGGCTGGTGGCGTCCGTGGCGCAGGAGGGGCTGCTGCGCATGCGGTGA
- a CDS encoding DASS family sodium-coupled anion symporter yields MSATATPHPREVLSRGEQRFERLRNRAGFVLAPLVFAALLLAPLDGLKPEAHRLAAVMAAVVVLWITEALPMPATALLGAAACVVLRVAPAKEVFAPFADPLIFLFIGSFILARAIFLHALDRRVAFAVLTIPWIGGRPARVLLAFGAVTAALSAWMSNTATTAMMFGIGMSILGVMRGSAAGGSAIDPRYATGLMLMTSFAASIGGLATPIGTPPNVIGIGFIRTLLKVEITFFEWMSVGVPVVLVLFAALYLYLNWLSPAGVSTLGEGAELIRRERASLGPWTRGQRSVAIAFGVTAALWIVPGVFALVVGEASPVYREMSARVPEAVAALVGAFLLFLLPGSAPGEKAIDWEQAVRIDWGVILLYGGGFALGVLSFNTGLAEAVGRGITSLLPLHGDFGLLVASVIVAVLVSETTSNTASANMVVPVVISIATAAGVDPLAPALGATMAASLGFMLPVSTPCNAIVYGSGYVPLMRMVRYGLILDVIGVVVIVAAVSILAPVLR; encoded by the coding sequence GTGAGCGCCACCGCCACTCCACATCCGCGCGAGGTCCTTTCCCGGGGCGAGCAGCGCTTCGAGCGGCTGCGGAACCGCGCGGGGTTCGTGTTGGCGCCGCTGGTGTTCGCGGCGTTGCTGCTTGCGCCCCTGGACGGGCTGAAGCCGGAGGCGCACCGGCTGGCGGCGGTGATGGCCGCGGTGGTGGTGCTGTGGATCACGGAGGCGCTCCCCATGCCGGCGACGGCGCTGCTGGGTGCGGCGGCGTGCGTGGTGCTGCGCGTGGCGCCCGCCAAGGAGGTGTTCGCGCCCTTTGCCGATCCGCTGATCTTCCTCTTCATCGGCTCGTTCATCCTGGCGCGGGCGATCTTTCTGCACGCGCTCGACCGGCGCGTGGCCTTCGCGGTGCTCACGATTCCGTGGATCGGCGGGCGGCCCGCGCGGGTGCTGCTGGCGTTCGGGGCTGTGACGGCGGCGCTGAGTGCGTGGATGTCGAACACCGCCACCACCGCCATGATGTTCGGGATCGGGATGTCGATCCTGGGCGTGATGCGCGGCTCGGCGGCCGGCGGCTCGGCGATCGATCCGCGCTACGCCACGGGGCTGATGCTGATGACCAGCTTCGCCGCCTCCATCGGCGGGCTGGCGACGCCCATCGGCACGCCGCCGAACGTGATCGGCATCGGGTTCATCCGCACGCTGCTCAAGGTGGAGATCACCTTCTTCGAGTGGATGTCGGTGGGGGTGCCGGTGGTGCTCGTCCTCTTCGCCGCGCTCTACCTGTACCTCAACTGGCTGTCGCCGGCGGGGGTGAGCACGCTGGGCGAGGGCGCGGAGCTGATCCGCCGCGAGCGCGCATCGCTGGGCCCCTGGACGCGCGGACAGCGCTCCGTCGCCATCGCGTTCGGGGTGACGGCGGCGCTCTGGATCGTGCCGGGGGTGTTCGCGCTGGTCGTGGGGGAGGCGAGCCCCGTGTACCGCGAGATGAGCGCGCGGGTGCCGGAGGCGGTCGCGGCGCTGGTGGGGGCGTTTCTCCTCTTCCTCCTGCCCGGCAGCGCGCCCGGGGAGAAGGCGATCGACTGGGAGCAGGCGGTGCGGATCGACTGGGGGGTGATCCTGCTGTACGGCGGCGGTTTCGCGCTGGGGGTGCTGTCGTTCAACACGGGTCTGGCAGAGGCGGTGGGGCGGGGGATCACGAGCCTCCTCCCGCTCCACGGCGACTTCGGGCTGCTGGTGGCGTCCGTGATCGTGGCGGTGCTGGTGAGCGAGACGACCAGCAACACCGCTTCGGCCAACATGGTGGTGCCGGTGGTGATCTCCATCGCGACGGCGGCGGGCGTCGATCCGCTCGCCCCGGCGCTCGGCGCGACGATGGCGGCCAGCCTGGGCTTCATGCTCCCCGTGTCGACGCCCTGCAACGCGATCGTCTATGGCTCCGGCTACGTCCCGCTGATGCGGATGGTGAGGTACGGCCTGATCCTGGACGTGATCGGCGTGGTGGTGATCGTGGCGGCGGTGTCGATTCTCGCGCCGGTGTTGCGGTGA
- a CDS encoding sigma-70 family RNA polymerase sigma factor — translation MPSRKELEALFLEHLPWIDRVCALLCRRHGLAGAEGEDFTSWARMKLVEDEYAALRKFRGESSLNTYLTVVVSMLFREYRVSRWGRWRPSAAARREGPVAVRLETLVRRDGYGLDQAVEVLRTSGDTDASQGELARMLARLPARTPLRPSQVGADELEHTPGPASADDLTERAESEAERTQLHDALGRALDRLDQEDRLILRMRFWEDLSVADIARGLALPQKPLYRRIERTLNELRGHLQAAGITPDEVRSLLGNLEAE, via the coding sequence ATGCCGAGCCGGAAGGAACTCGAGGCCCTCTTCCTCGAACACCTCCCCTGGATCGACCGCGTCTGTGCGCTCCTGTGCCGGCGGCACGGGCTGGCCGGCGCGGAGGGCGAGGACTTCACGTCGTGGGCGCGGATGAAGCTTGTGGAAGACGAGTACGCCGCCCTTCGCAAGTTCCGCGGCGAGAGCTCGTTGAACACGTATCTCACGGTCGTGGTCTCGATGCTCTTTCGTGAGTACCGTGTATCCCGCTGGGGCCGCTGGCGTCCCTCGGCCGCGGCGCGGCGGGAGGGGCCCGTGGCCGTGCGCCTGGAAACGCTGGTGCGCCGCGACGGCTACGGCCTCGATCAGGCCGTGGAGGTGCTCCGCACGTCGGGCGACACCGATGCGTCGCAAGGAGAGCTCGCGCGGATGCTCGCCCGGCTCCCGGCCCGCACGCCGCTGCGCCCGTCGCAGGTGGGGGCCGACGAGCTGGAGCACACCCCCGGCCCCGCATCCGCCGACGACCTGACGGAGCGCGCCGAGTCGGAGGCGGAGCGGACGCAGCTCCACGATGCGCTGGGCCGCGCGCTGGACCGGCTGGATCAGGAGGACCGGCTGATCCTGCGGATGCGCTTCTGGGAGGATCTCAGCGTGGCGGACATCGCGCGGGGCCTGGCGCTGCCCCAGAAGCCGTTGTACAGGCGCATCGAGCGGACCCTGAACGAGTTGCGCGGGCACCTGCAGGCCGCGGGGATCACTCCGGACGAAGTGCGCTCGCTCCTCGGAAATCTGGAGGCGGAATGA
- the allB gene encoding allantoinase AllB, producing MSGVVFRARRVVLPDGVRPASVYVEGGRIAAVRAFDDAGDGATVVDAGDAVLMPGLVDTHVHVNEPGRTDWEGFETATRAAAAGGVTTIVDMPLNSIPATASAEGMRAKLDAARGKCGVDVGFWGGVVPGNDAELRPLWEAGVLGFKCFLAPSGVAEFGHVGEAELRLAMPILSELRAPLLVHAELPAPLERAAAAITGDDPRAYATYLRSRPPEAEVEAIEMMVRLCRELGTRVHIVHLAAAEALPLLRDARAEGLPITVETCPHYLHFAAEDIRDDGLEWKCAPPIRHRANRERLWEALAAADVDLVASDHSPCPPAMKAGDWFTAWGGIASLQLGLRVMWTAARARGFGPERIAEWMCAAPARLAGLEARKGSIALGCDADLVVWDPDSDATVRPDVLHHRHKVTPYAGGVFAGEVLATYVRGVQVYDRGRFPDQPAGRILLRDIA from the coding sequence GTGAGCGGAGTCGTCTTCCGCGCGCGCCGCGTCGTCCTGCCGGATGGCGTGCGTCCCGCGTCGGTGTACGTGGAGGGCGGCCGGATCGCGGCGGTGCGCGCGTTCGACGATGCGGGGGATGGCGCGACCGTGGTGGATGCGGGCGACGCGGTGCTGATGCCGGGGCTCGTGGACACGCACGTGCACGTCAACGAGCCGGGGCGGACGGACTGGGAAGGATTCGAGACCGCCACCCGTGCCGCCGCGGCCGGCGGCGTCACGACCATCGTGGACATGCCGCTGAACAGCATCCCCGCCACCGCTTCGGCGGAGGGGATGCGCGCGAAGCTGGACGCGGCGCGCGGGAAGTGCGGCGTGGACGTGGGGTTCTGGGGAGGCGTGGTGCCCGGAAACGACGCCGAGCTGCGCCCGCTGTGGGAGGCGGGGGTGCTCGGCTTCAAGTGCTTCCTCGCTCCCTCGGGCGTCGCCGAGTTCGGCCACGTCGGTGAGGCGGAGCTGCGGCTCGCGATGCCGATTTTGTCTGAGCTGCGCGCGCCGCTGCTGGTGCATGCCGAACTGCCGGCGCCACTGGAGCGCGCCGCCGCGGCCATCACCGGCGATGACCCGCGCGCGTACGCCACATACCTGCGCTCCCGCCCGCCAGAAGCGGAGGTCGAGGCCATCGAGATGATGGTCCGCCTCTGCCGCGAGCTCGGGACGCGGGTGCACATCGTCCACCTGGCGGCGGCGGAGGCGCTTCCCCTGCTCCGCGATGCGCGCGCGGAGGGGCTGCCGATCACCGTCGAGACCTGCCCGCACTACCTGCACTTCGCGGCGGAGGATATTCGCGACGACGGGTTGGAGTGGAAGTGCGCGCCCCCGATCCGCCACCGGGCGAACCGCGAGCGGCTGTGGGAGGCGCTCGCGGCGGCGGACGTGGACCTCGTCGCATCCGACCACTCGCCGTGCCCGCCGGCGATGAAGGCGGGCGACTGGTTCACGGCGTGGGGCGGGATCGCGTCGCTCCAGCTTGGGCTGCGCGTGATGTGGACGGCCGCCAGGGCGCGTGGGTTTGGCCCGGAGCGCATCGCGGAGTGGATGTGCGCGGCCCCGGCGCGTCTCGCGGGGCTGGAAGCGCGCAAAGGCTCCATCGCCCTGGGGTGCGACGCGGACCTGGTGGTGTGGGACCCGGACTCGGATGCCACCGTGCGGCCGGATGTGCTTCATCACAGGCACAAAGTGACCCCGTACGCGGGCGGAGTCTTTGCCGGGGAGGTGCTGGCGACGTACGTTCGTGGGGTGCAGGTGTACGACCGCGGCCGCTTTCCGGATCAGCCGGCCGGGCGCATCCTCCTTCGCGACATCGCATGA
- the alc gene encoding allantoicase, producing the protein MIDFEELPDLASERLGGAVLAANDEFFAPKDGLLKPGPAEWREGAYTERGKWMDGWETRRHSPDHDWCIVRLGAPGIVRGVVADTAFFRGNYPEHCSLEGCSVPGTPSAAELVHADWTEILPKSPLRGDHKNRFPVEHDGRFTHLRFHIYPDGGVARLRVHGEVVPDWTRFARAGGEVDLAAMENGGWVVSCSDVFYGDRQNLVLPGRSLFMGDGWETRRRRGPGHDWSIVRLAAPGTIHRVEIDTDLFKGNSPERCTLEAIHLPGATAGALAAHSAPWTPLLAETRLQPDARHRFEDEVIAAGPATHVRLNVFPDGGIARLRLFGVLDARHTGGESSGG; encoded by the coding sequence ATGATCGACTTCGAGGAGCTGCCGGACCTGGCGTCGGAGCGGCTGGGCGGCGCGGTGCTGGCCGCCAACGACGAGTTCTTTGCCCCCAAGGACGGCCTCCTCAAGCCCGGCCCCGCCGAGTGGCGCGAGGGCGCGTACACTGAGCGCGGCAAGTGGATGGACGGGTGGGAGACCCGCCGCCACTCGCCGGACCACGACTGGTGCATCGTCCGGCTGGGCGCGCCGGGGATCGTGCGCGGGGTGGTGGCGGACACGGCGTTCTTCCGCGGCAACTATCCCGAGCACTGCTCGCTGGAGGGATGCTCCGTCCCCGGCACGCCGTCCGCCGCCGAGCTGGTGCACGCGGACTGGACCGAGATCCTCCCGAAGTCGCCGCTGCGGGGCGATCACAAGAACCGCTTCCCGGTGGAGCACGACGGGCGCTTCACCCACCTGCGCTTCCACATCTACCCGGATGGGGGCGTGGCGCGGTTGCGGGTGCACGGCGAGGTGGTGCCGGATTGGACGCGCTTCGCCCGCGCGGGAGGCGAGGTGGACCTGGCGGCGATGGAGAACGGCGGGTGGGTGGTGTCGTGCAGCGACGTGTTTTACGGCGACCGGCAGAACCTGGTCCTGCCCGGCCGCTCGCTCTTCATGGGCGACGGCTGGGAGACGCGCCGCCGCCGCGGCCCCGGCCACGACTGGAGCATCGTGCGCCTTGCCGCGCCGGGCACGATCCACCGCGTGGAGATCGACACGGACCTCTTCAAGGGCAATTCCCCCGAGCGGTGCACCCTGGAAGCGATCCACCTTCCCGGCGCCACCGCCGGTGCGCTCGCCGCCCACTCCGCGCCCTGGACACCGCTGCTGGCCGAGACCCGCCTCCAGCCCGACGCCCGCCACCGCTTCGAGGACGAGGTCATCGCCGCCGGCCCCGCGACGCACGTGCGCCTCAACGTCTTTCCCGATGGCGGGATCGCGCGGCTGCGGCTGTTCGGGGTGCTGGACGCGCGGCACACCGGGGGCGAGAGCAGCGGGGGCTGA